Proteins co-encoded in one Lasioglossum baleicum chromosome 3, iyLasBale1, whole genome shotgun sequence genomic window:
- the LOC143221946 gene encoding transmembrane protein 70 homolog, mitochondrial — MSLIFRNYISMQRIICLQKFASQGRPIAPSLCNIGNIKKLTGTLQVKYVHTKNNDETDEVHIYSGKSKVNLRNVKILSLTTTCATAAIQPSIYIKCMELDHPEVSLGLMCFISLYTMCTPLLIHYIIGKKYVIDMYYNPEKNKYTAEMYNVLLKRRKVEFSEDDVDVPDVTGPFTTCYVKGKPLFFNEPGFSDLVYYHKIMGNYKPIDFHLSHDVEKIRTLPNDQGKQN, encoded by the exons ATGTCTCTCATATTTCGAAATTACATTTCGATGCAAAGAATAATATGCTTACAAAAATTTGCTTCGCAAGGACGTCCTATTGCACCTTCTCTATGCAACATTGGCAATATTAAG AAACTGACTGGGACGTTACAAGTCAAATATGTACACACAAAGAATAATGATGAAACGGATGAAGTACATATATATTCAGGAAAATCGAAGGTGAATCTTCGTAATgttaaaattttatctttaacaACTACATGCGCAACTGCAGCTATTCAGCCatctatttatataaaatgtatGGAACTAGATCATCCAGAAGTATCATTGGgactaatgtgttttatatcCCTTTATACTATGTGCACTCCATTATTGATACACTATATTATTGGAAAGAAATATGTAATTGATATGTATTATAATCCTGAGAAAAACAAATATACTGCAGAGATGTATAATGTACTCCTCAAACGACGAAAG GTTGAATTTAGTGAGGATGACGTGGATGTGCCGGATGTAACTGGACCATTTACAACTTGTTACGTAAAAGGAAAACCACTGTTTTTTAATGAACCAGGATTTTCAGATCTTGTATATTACCATAAAATCATGGGAAATTATAAGCCAATAGATTTTCACTTAAGCCATGATGTAGAAAAAATTAGAACACTACCGAATGATCAAGGGAagcaaaattaa
- the Trf gene encoding TATA-box binding protein-related factor → MTAIMQEDNELKRLLGNPAKNANDEGSMAPPQSTNVPRPSTSQNVNPQSLINPLTPANSTKEVLEPCLQNVVSTVNLGMELKLMYINTRTRNSEYNPARFTGLIMRIRNPRATALIFHSGKLVCTGARCEEDSYLATRKFARIIQKLGFEVKFHNFKIQNIVATCDLKFPIKLENLNHIHGQFSSYEPELYPGLIYRMVSPRVVLLIFVNGKVVLTGAKNRTELQDALNNIYPILKSFRKQ, encoded by the exons atgactgcaatCATGCAAGAGGACAACGAATTGAAGAGGTTACTGGGTAACCCGGCGAAAAATGCCAACGACGAAGGATCAATGGCTCCACCGCAATCG ACGAATGTTCCTCGACCGAGCACATCACAAAACGTGAATCCTCAATCGTTGATAAATCCATTAACACCAGCTAATAGCACAAAGGAAGTCCTAGAACCTTGTTTACA GAATGTAGTTTCAACTGTTAATTTAGGTATGGAATTAAAACTCATGTATATTAATACAAGAACTAGAAACTCCGAATATAATCCAGCAAGGTTTACTGGATTGATTATGAGAATTCGTAATCCTAGGGCTACTGCACTAATTTTCCATTCTGGAAAGCTGGTCTGTACAGGAGCAAGATGCGAGGAAGATTCTTATTTAGCAACAAGAAAGTTTGCTAGAATAATTCAGAAATTAGGATTTGAA gtaaaatttcataattttaaaatacaaaatatagttGCCACTTGTGACTTAAAATTTCCAATTAAACTGGAAAACTTGAATCATATACACGGACAATTTTCTAGTTACGAGCCTGAACTTTATCCTGGTCTTATATACAGGATGGTATCGCCAAGGGTTGTGTTGCTTATATTTGTAAATGGAAAAGTAGTGTTAACAG GGGCAAAAAATAGAACTGAATTACAAGACGCACTAAATAATATATATCCGATATTAAAGAGTTTTAGAAAACAGTAA
- the 7b2 gene encoding secretogranin_V domain-containing protein 7B2 — MYWAIFLMAIATAQATLHLPPMVKEYQFPVDNFLRKFINQMEDDLADSADSYMEYQDKPKEIPIELPVDFDGIDTLNPNPSIRDQEYLRHSSLYSHQRMNNKDSYGRQKIKPGSTKSIKEEKPENTLPAYCTPPNPCPIGYTSENNCILNFVNTAAFSRDYQSAQDCMCDSEHMLNCPIDSSNSNSLPSMHIPSSNFNQIVDQIQAEENPFFRGEKLPIAAKKGINVEY, encoded by the exons ATGTATTGGGCAATATTTCTCATGGCGATTGCCACAGCTCAAGCCACACTGCATTTACCGCCGATGGTTAAG GAGTACCAATTCCCGGTGGACAATTTTCTTCGTAAATTTATTAATCAAATGGAAGACGATCTCGCGGATTCCGCGGATTCGTACATGGAGTACCAAGATAAACCGAAAGAAATTCCGATCGAATTGCCAGTCGATTTCGACGGTATCGATACACTCAACCCTAATCCCAGCATTCGCGATCAAGAATATTTACGGCATAGCTCATTGTACAGTCATCagcgtatgaataataaagattCATATGGCAGACAGAAGATAAAACCTGGaagcacaaagagcatcaaagaGGAGAAACCTGAGAACACGTTGCCGGCATATTGTACACCGCCGAATCCCTGTCCCATTGGATACACAA GTGAAAACAATTGCATTTTAAATTTCGTGAACACTGCTGCGTTCAGTCGGGACTACCAAAGCGCACAGGACTGTATGTGCGATTCAGAGCACATGTTGAATTGCCCTATTGACTCTTCGAATAGTAACAGTCTACCAAGCATGCACATACCGAGTTCTAATTTCAATCAAATCGTCGATCAAATTCAAGCT GAGGAAAATCCGTTTTTCAGGGGTGAAAAGTTACCTATCGCAGCGAAAAAAGGTATAAATGTGGAGTACTAA
- the LOC143221935 gene encoding uncharacterized protein LOC143221935, with amino-acid sequence MVYCKMSEDRLCAELDTNETFAETICSTNNESFDFSKYGPYIDKVKPFLVSSLEGRIYSGLKEFVCDPSSRCSKCFPCVNRWLETSAAWADYIDAFFTKDTTVGEEMIKCAMKCLAKDGLVTQFTNSDGLNNGVDRMCHGLDAIVVDQNDLKSMNVCRYISEKDYWLSEGCANAASIDVIFKPPNEHLKGNGSSDLEVEVDSCSERTCERSADLQQNRMNNNTLNREENISDCACRTENNTRCWKNTRNAKTCDCRIERRTSKLKVLIYQTTKDNSSTGLTPVKVTNLTVPCRPSHLIVRIFEAAPSLSESCLILMRKKFENGIQTACSCLNGILRKLDNAEMKELRLVCEIRPGYIDLNLRRPRTSKPRLFLARLPTCRSHPKRESCCKHTYSCENSGGFQYRRNSDISNCFSKQKAKCNEGIAKEMRHVMFYLSGSHYDSVSETTRSSSEDEKVNEKVIMGRLCSEKKVSEKDMKFVWTRKPVKEVSFCLTNEEAKESVTSSDDNNTERSCKSEVCDNVDRSYIQEEVSHVRHECSHIKQTAVSCDKDISNNIVAERTADNIESCDSGSSCYPDSLRKVEQSEDCSMLDNCNSQQCLCHVLYARSDRNAKENAESQSAENMDEGDNVQLYCLQNDIPNSTVKSERQQIGNGIIQMKKSNSVEQSAPTKKGASGAKQTAKLGEKFSADSICSLKSNYTGASCDTKCSCCGEDLSDVEINIKSENLTISIESKLTASRTEVSIREDEPNENKPYPAPVRTVENVDRIFCMQDSMRTLSSNNFSAFQPSRMISHVERENTGSSIQNFRATALFDRPESSNKKMINYKIGRTISNDVCKNSAAIYDGKPGVMEADGNHEIVSTNTEQFSCRSNVPGSLLENDLRGRDRERKPGSPCRRTSLRSKFQKKSRHSMRFTNRDSYSTQDLREGKSKSHRKKVQNHSDCSCKNRFWNRGVTSSYLCGSFPAASLDRLKYLIRKKLRRLLLEERNKGTNTSKTFLRNERYYVSASSEKLNEGIRDTSSSDRLNHCSCVIGDSGGIESNASRRKKGTLDYAVKSRCQKVTRCGVFKRIKVARDSSSKRDSKLIGTCCSTGEGTNDVRRTLEAMSIGTAGDSSTKRFFVEDDAKQSCRKNEKQLGVDGVIYTRSQNRKKKCENQFCTNSPSKRSSMKSPCGNCRVCDCSTSSFEAAKTKKSICNMSSGDIRNTRKSKNLRLFKGRFESRVNCDKDIVIFYSDYERYVNDICADFRLKLLQYVALCKSVKDTFLKRLQSDAFVIRSNST; translated from the exons ATGGTATATTGTAAAATGTCTGAGGATAGATTATGCGCTGAACTTGATACTAATGAAACATTTGCG GAGACGATTTGTTCGACCAACAATGAGAGTTTCGATTTCTCGAAGTATGGACCGTACATCGACAAGGTCAAACCTTTTCTAGTGTCCAGTTTGGAGGGCAGAATTTACTCGGGCCTGAAAGAGTTCGTTTGCGATCCGAGTTCTCGGTGCTCGAAATGTTTTCCGTGCGTGAATAGGTGGCTAGAAACGAGCGCTGCATGGGCTGATTATATAGATGCGTTTTTCACCAAGGACACCACTGTGGGGGAAGAAATGATTAAGTGCGCGATGAAGTGTCTAGCCAAAGACGGCCTAGTGACACAGTTTACGAATTCTGATGGTTTGAATAACGGGGTGGACAGAATGTGCCACGGGCTTGACGCCATTGTCGTAGATCAGAATGACCTGAAGAGCATGAATGTCTGCCGATACATTAGCGAAAAAGATTATTGGTTATCCGAGGGTTGCGC AAACGCAGCTTCGATCGATGTGATCTTCAAACCACCGAACGAGCATTTAAAAGGAAATGGTAGCAGCGATCTAGAAGTGGAAGTCGATTCATGTTCTGAACGAACGTGCGAAAGATCTGCTGATCTTCAACAGAATCGAATGAACAACAATACATTGAATCGCGAAGAGAACATTTCAGATTGTGCTTGCAgaactgaaaataatacaagatGTTGGAAGAACACTCGCAACGCGAAGACATGCGACTGCAGAATAGAACGAAGAACTTCTAAGTTAAAAGTTCTGATTTACCAGACGACAAAGGACAATAGTTCGACAGGTTTGACGCCAGTAAAAGTGACCAATCTTACCGTACCCTGCAGACCTAGTCACTTAATCGTTCGGATATTCGAGGCTGCTCCATCGCTGTCCGAGTCCTGTCTGATTTTGATGCGGAAGAAATTCGAGAACGGAATTCAAACTGCGTGCTCCTGTTTGAACGGAATTTTGAGAAAGCTCGACAACGCGGAGATGAAAGAGCTGCGTCTCGTATGCGAGATTCGACCGGGTTATATCGATTTGAACCTTCGTCGTCCAAGGACGTCGAAGCCTCGATTATTCTTGGCCCGTTTGCCGACCTGTCGCAGCCATCCGAAACGAGAATCGTGTTGCAAACACACGTATAGCTGCGAAAATTCCGGAGGATTTCAATATCGCAGGAACTCGGACATTTCGAATTGCTTCTCCAAGCAAAAAGCGAAATGCAACGAAGGGATCGCGAAAGAAATGCGTCATGTCATGTTTTATCTGTCAGGGTCGCACTATGATTCAGTGAGCGAGACAACTCGCTCTTCGAGTGAAGATGAAAAGGTTAACGAGAAGGTAATAATGGGGCGACTATGCTCCGAGAAAAAAGTTTCTGAGAAAGACATGAAGTTTGTGTGGACGAGGAAACCCGTTAAGGAAGTTTCCTTTTGTTTAACTAATGAGGAAGCGAAAGAATCGGTAACTTCTTCTGATGATAATAATACTGAAAGGTCTTGTAAATCGGAAGTTTGTGATAACGTAGATCGATCGTATATCCAAGAGGAAGTAAGCCATGTGCGACACGAATGTAGCCACATTAAGCAAACCGCTGTCTCATGTGATAAAGATATTAGTAACAACATAGTTGCAGAGAGGACAGCAGACAATATAGAATCGTGCGATTCCGGGTCCAGTTGTTATCCAGATAGCTTGAGAAAGGTTGAACAAAGCGAAGACTGTTCGATGTTAGACAATTGCAATTCCCAACAATGCCTGTGTCATGTTCTTTACGCGAGATCCGACAGAAACGCGAAAGAAAACGCTGAATCGCAAAGTGCCGAAAATATGGATGAAGGGGACAATGTTCAATTATATTGTTTGCAAAATGACATACCGAACTCCACGGTGAAATCGGAAAGACAGCAGATCGGAAATGGCATCATCCAAATGAAAAAGAGTAATTCCGTGGAACAGAGTGCTCCAACGAAGAAAGGAGCATCAGGAGCAAAACAGACCGCAAAGCTCGGTGAAAAATTCAGTGCCGACTCTATTTGCTCGTTGAAGTCCAATTACACCGGAGCGAGCTGTGACACGAAGTGTTCTTGCTGCGGTGAGGACCTTTCGGACGTGGAGATCAATATCAAATCTGAAAACTTGACCATTTCCATCGAGTCTAAACTAACTGCTTCGAGAACGGAAGTCTCGATCAGAGAAGATGAGCCAAATGAAAATAAACCGTATCCTGCGCCTGTGAGAACGGTGGAAAACGTCGATAGAATATTCTGCATGCAAGATTCTATGAGAACTTTGTCGTCGAACAATTTTTCAGCTTTTCAGCCGTCGAGAATGATTTCGCACGTCGAACGCGAGAATACAGGATCGTCGATTCAAAATTTCAGAGCGACAGCGTTGTTCGACCGTCCCGAATCTTCGAATAAAAAGATGATTAATTATAAAATTGGTAGAACAATATCGAACGATGTCTGCAAAAATTCGGCAGCGATTTATGATGGTAAACCAGGTGTGATGGAAGCTGATGGTAACCACGAAATAGTTTCCACGAATACAGAACAGTTCTCTTGTCGATCGAACGTTCCGGGTAGTTTACTGGAGAACGACCTTCGTGGCAGAGATCGCGAGAGGAAGCCCGGATCCCCGTGTCGTCGAACTTCCCTCAGATCGAAGTTCCAGAAGAAGTCGAGGCACTCGATGCGTTTTACGAACCGCGATTCGTATTCTACGCAGGATCTTCGCGAAGGGAAGAGCAAGTCGCACCGTAAGAAAGTGCAGAATCATTCGGACTGTTCCTGTAAGAATCGCTTTTGGAATCGCGGGGTTACTTCCAGTTACCTGTGCGGCTCTTTTCCAGCGGCGTCCCTCGATCGATTAAAGTACTTGATCCGCAAGAAACTTCGCAGACTGTTGCTGGAGGAGAGAAATAAAGGCACCAACACCTCGAAGACGTTCCTGAGGAACGAGAGATACTACGTCAGTGCCTCCAGCGAGAAACTGAACGAGGGTATCCGTGATACCAGTTCCAGCGATCGCCTAAATCATTGTTCTTGCGTTATCGGAGATTCGGGTGGGATTGAGAGCAATGCTTCCAGAAGGAAGAAAGGTACCTTAGACTATGCTGTTAAATCGAGATGCCAGAAAGTAACTCGATGCGGTGTATTCAAGAGAATCAAGGTCGCGAGGGATTCCAGTTCGAAACGTGACTCGAAATTAATCGGTACTTGTTGTTCGACTGGTGAGGGAACAAACGATGTGAGACGCACGTTGGAAGCCATGAGTATAGGAACAGCTGGAGACAG TTCTACGAAGAGATTTTTCGTCGAAGACGATGCGAAGCAGAGTTGCAGAAAGAACGAGAAGCAACTGGGAGTAGATGGAGTAATTTATACAAGAAGTCAGAATCGGAAGAAGaagtgtgaaaatcaattttgtacAAATTCGCCCTCCAAACGGAGTTCAATGAAAAGTCCTTGCGGCAATTGTCGCGTATGCGATTGTTCCACGAGTTCTTTCGAAGCAGCGAAGACCAAAAAATCGATTTGCAATATGTCATCTGGGGATATAAGAAATAcacgaaaatcgaaaaatctAAGGCTGTTTAAAGGGCGTTTTGAGTCTAGAGTGAATTGTGACAAGGATATCGTAATTTTTTACAGCGACTATGAAAGATATGTGAATGATATCTGCGCTGACTTCAGATTGAAATTGTTGCAATATGTTGCACTTTGTAAGAGCGTGAAGGATACTTTCCTCAAAAGGTTGCAATCGGATGCTTTTGTGATAAGATCGAACTCGACATAG
- the Vglut gene encoding vesicular glutamate transporter, whose protein sequence is MSGFAAAVLGACDNIKSKASQKLAGFRRDNAAYEEFEMPREGSKDNKGFEEDERGYSRQGSYESFAEHERPPLRHIDTYCKPECPCLSKRYTIATLACVGFIISFGMRCNMTMAKTVMKNSTVGDNHTLMFNWTIATESTLDSSFFWGYLVTQVPGGFLASLYPANKIFGLAIGVSSFLNLLVPGALKVDPIVDILVQILKGLAEGVTYPACHGIWKYWAPPLERSRLATLAFCGSYAALVIGMPLSGFLCQWFGWTAPFYFYGVVGLFWYGFWLWLAFEKPSQHPCISTRELRYIEDSLGQGQAQLPVPTFSTTPWRKFLTSMPVYAIIVANFCRSWNFYLLVLFQSRFMQESFGMELVETGVVGALPHLLMTTVVPCGGLLADHLRKRGILTTTNVRKLFNCGGFGMEALCFLVMANATVHKNGTAAIVALTVGVACSGFAISGFNVNHLDIAPRYASILMGMSNGIGTIAGLLVPFFVDNITEKKDPQGWKNVFIMAACVHIFGVTFYGIFCSGELQPWADPIAEEQKSWNALDEFGRTKPPVPPPPKTMQSEFIRQPSMGENAADDWNNYEQQPSDVGQQDKPVISYGSTETNSNNPFHSTNPFVTDVNASLVQPPAADDYAYDVTQQNQQWN, encoded by the exons ATGTCCGGATTTGCGGCGGCGGTCCTCGGGGCCTGCGACAACATCAAATCGAAGGCATCGCAAAAACTTGCTGG GTTTAGAAGAGATAATGCTGCCTACGAGGAATTCGAAATGCCCCGCGAGGGGAGCAAGGACAATAAAGGGTTCGAAGAAGATGAGAGAGGATACAGTAGACAGGGTTCGTACGAATCATTTGCAGAACATGAAAGGCCCCCACTGCGTCATATCGATACTTACTGCAAGCCAGAATGTCCCTGTTTATCGAAAAGATACACCATTGCAACATTGGCCTGCGTAG GATTTATAATATCGTTTGGCATGAGGTGTAACATGACCATGGCGAAAACAGTGATGAAGAATAGTACTGTAGGCGACAACCACACTCTCATGTTCAACTGGACAATCGCCACCGAGAGTACCCTGGACTCATCGTTTTTCTGGGGCTACCTTGTGACCCAGGTGCCAGGAGGGTTTCTTGCTTCACTCTACCCTGCGAACAAAATATTCGGGCTCGCGATTGGCGTATCATCTTTCTTGAACCTATTGGTGCCTGGTGCATTGAAAGTAGATCCCATCGTAGACATACTCGTTCAAATCCTGAAAGGATTGGCGGAG GGTGTAACGTATCCAGCATGCCACGGTATTTGGAAATATTGGGCGCCACCCTTGGAAAGATCGCGATTGGCAACGTTAGCATTTTGTGGATCGTATGCTGCGTTAGTTATTGGAATGCCGCTTTCGGGTTTCCTGTGCCAATGGTTCGGATGGACAGCGCCATTTTATTTCTACG GTGTAGTGGGGCTGTTCTGGTACGGATTTTGGTTGTGGCTAGCCTTCGAGAAGCCCTCGCAGCATCCTTGCATCTCGACACGCGAGCTTCGCTACATCGAAGATTCCCTTGGCCAAGGACAAGCACAATTACCTGTACCAACGTTTTCCACAACGCCGTGGCGGAAATTCTTAACATCCATGCCAGTGTACGCTATTATCGTGGCGAATTTTTGCAGATCTTGGAATTTTTATCTTCTGGTGCTATTTCAATCTCGATTCATGCAGGAATCGTTCGGAATGGAACTGGTCGAG ACCGGTGTAGTCGGGGCTCTTCCGCACTTGTTGATGACGACAGTGGTGCCCTGCGGAGGGTTGCTAGCCGATCACCTTCGCAAACGTGGAATACTAACGACCACTAACGTGCGGAAACTGTTTAACTGCGGTGGCTTCGGCATGGAGGCACTCTGCTTCCTGGTGATGGCAAACGCGACAGTTCACAAAAATGGTACAGCGGCAATCGTCGCTCTCACAGTCGGTGTTGCTTGCAGCGGCTTCGCTATATCTGGTTTCAACGTCAACCATCTAGACATCGCGCCCAGATACGCCAGTATTTTGATGGGAATGTCGAATGGAATCGGCACAATAGCTGGACTTCTAGTACCTTTCTTTGTAGACAACATCACGGAAAAGAAG gATCCTCAGGGATGGAAGAACGTTTTCATAATGGCGGCGTGTGTTCACATCTTCGGTGTCACATTCTACGGGATCTTTTGTTCTGGTGAATTGCAACCATGGGCCGATCCTATTGCAGAGGAACAGAAGAGCTGGAACGCCCTGGACGAATTCGGACGAACGAAACCGCCGGTTCCACCGCCACCGAAAACCATGCAGTCCGAGTTTATT AGGCAGCCGTCCATGGGCGAGAATGCCGCCGACGATTGGAACAATTACGAGCAACAACCGTCGGACGTTGGCCAACAGGACAAACCGGTAATAAGTTACGGGTCGACGGAAACCAACAGCAACAATCCATTCCATTCAACGAACCCTTTCGTCACCGATGTGAATGCGTCTCTGGTGCAGCCGCCAGCTGCGGACGACTATGCATACGATGTGACGCAGCAGAATCAACAGTGGAACTAA
- the LOC143221939 gene encoding protein asteroid-like: MGIRGLTTYINKYSSHCLQDYELQNTYLVIDGNNICYQIYYKYDNTTSLCGGDYNVYEEAVISFFDNLLACKVIPLVLLDGTYELSKMDTILRRCRERQDKILSVYQGKEKIPPLHLLNIFKQALRKKNIRHAQCLFEADRSIAAVAKILKCPVLSFDSDFYIYGTFYIPFDTLSSYVVRNSDNRKVIRCKLYHHIYLLNSFKGLNHRTLSLAAVLLGDEKINPEMLKNVFHQLQGLARRTHIMENTLKWLSKHTVEEAIIEILSGIPKSMRQQILNIIESIINDYTCINVPAAVLEVLSIPKYTLDSTTIFKYKGNIEDIKFTGIYNEHHFQTIGKSESELIKMKNVLIEPRTVYNGNNSITNKLPTWFVDEMYTATLSATLMDIIDKHVDIFPIQVEDVKRPTSSLAALKIVRVIYGLLSSILDHEKTYMKYVMRDENMNLICNELEGTRTVCLSSLRELPIIKRKDILDDTLGVKNMKCIDELLPEWKLYIACIKYWSDQEEIFKSDKCYALSIILCILYNICCTKKFSKDKSQAHDCKPNYSENIVTEAYRKIDVKNCTTAVQYFTRHSLENKSILYTRKVNISIVHAFAQFQICLSYAMDLNSLLGFPYKEPHVADLFNGTFLYNLCTELQLHKDIPKYINRVLKDSPTILTMFNILTLKVSSLLT, translated from the coding sequence ATGGGTATCCGAGGTTTAACAACTTACATAAACAAATATTCAAGTCATTGCCTGCAAGACTATGAACTACAGAATACATATTTGGTGATTGATGGTAACAACATATGTTAccaaatatattacaaatacgACAATACGACATCCTTATGTGGTGGAGACTACAACGTATACGAAGAGGCCGTAATCAGCTTCTTTGATAATCTGCTAGCATGTAAGGTGATACCATTAGTATTACTGGATGGTACGTATGAATTGTCAAAAATGGATACAATTCTAAGGAGATGTAGAGAGAGGCAAGATAAAATATTGTCTGTGTATCAAGGAAAGGAAAAGATACCTCCTTTGCACTtgttgaatattttcaaacaagcGCTAAGAAAAAAGAATATTCGTCATGCACAATGTTTGTTTGAAGCCGATAGAAGTATAGCAGCAGTAGCCAAAATATTAAAATGTCCCGTACTCAGTTTTGACTCTGACTTTTATATATATGGAACATTCTATATACCGTTCGATACATTAAGTTCTTATGTAGTCAGAAATTCTGACAATAGGAAAGTAATTCGTTGTAAACTTTATCATCATATATATTTGTTAAACAGTTTTAAGGGGTTGAATCATCGTACATTATCTCTAGCTGCAGTACTACTTGGAGATGAGAAAATAAATCCAGAGATGTTAAAAAACGTGTTTCATCAACTACAAGGACTAGCAAGACGCACGCATATTATGGAAAACACTTTAAAGTGGTTGAGTAAACATACGGTAGAAgaagcaattattgaaattctaaGTGGAATACCAAAATCAATGAGAcaacaaatattaaatataatagaaaGCATTATCAATGATTATACATGTATAAATGTACCTGCAGCAGTCCTTGAAGTTTTAAGTATTCCTAAATATACCCTGGACTCTACAACAATCTTTAAATATAAGGGAAATATTGAAGATATCAAATTCACTGGAATATATAATGAGCATCACTTCCAAACAATTggcaaaagtgaaagtgaattaattaaaatgaaaaatgtacttATTGAACCCCGGACAGTTTACAATGGCAATAATTCAATCACTAACAAGCTGCCTACATGGTTTGTAGATGAAATGTACACAGCTACACTTTCAGCAACCTTGATGGATATAATAGATAAACATGTCGATATATTTCCTATACAAGTAGAAGACGTGAAACGTCCTACAAGCAGTCTGGCTGCATTAAAAATTGTTAGAGTTATATATGGACTTTTATCTTCGATATTAGACCACGAGAAAACCTATATGAAGTATGTAATGCGAGATGAAAATATGAATTTAATATGTAATGAATTAGAAGGGACTAGAACAGTATGTTTATCAAGTCTTAGAGAGCTTCCAATAATTAAACGCAAAGACATTTTAGATGATACACTTGGGGTTAAGAACATGAAATGTATTGATGAACTTTTACCAGAATGGAAGTTATATATTGCTTGCATTAAGTATTGGTCTGACCAAGAGGAGATCTTCAAATCTGATAAATGTTATGCATTATCCATAATTCTTTGTATCTTATATAACATTTGTTGTACCAAAAAGTTTTCAAAAGATAAAAGTCAGGCGCACGATTGTAAACCGAATTATTCGGAGAATATAGTCACAGAGgcttacagaaaaattgatgtgAAGAATTGTACTACAGCAGTTCAATATTTTACACGTCATTCTCTAGAGAACAAGAGTATATTGTACACGAGAAAAGTTAATATTTCTATCGTACATGCATTCGCACAATTTCAAATATGCTTATCATATGCTATGGATTTGAATTCACTGTTAGGATTCCCTTATAAAGAACCACACGTAGCTGATTTGTTTAACGGTACTTTCTTGTACAACCTGTGTACCGAATTACAACTGCACAAAGACATACCCAAATATATAAATCGAGTGCTTAAAGATTCTCCGACTATCTTAACAATGTTTAACATATTGACATTGAAAGTAAGCTCATTGCTTACGTAA